CTCCGATACCAAGAACTTTGGCGATTACTGCTTTTGGTGAAATGGATGTATCAATGATTGACGAAATGCCTGCTGGTCGAAAGATAATTGACACTCATTGGATGAAGCATGAGCAACTGCATAAAATTATTATTCGTCTGAAAAAAGAATTAGCAAATGGTAGACAGGCTTATATTATTTGTCCGCTTATTGAAGAGTCTGAAAAACTGGATGTACAAAATGCGGTGGATGTTTACAATATGATGGCTAATGATTTAGGAGCCGATTATTCTGTAGGGTTAATGCATGGTCGTCTTCATTCGGATGAAAAAGAGCAAGTGATGAGAGACTTTTCTGAAGGGAAAGTGAAAGTTCTTGTTTCTACAACAGTTGTAGAAGTTGGAGTGAATGTACCAAATGCAACGTTTATGATTATTTTTGATGCAGAACGTTTTGGACTTGCGCAGCTTCACCAGTTAAGAGGGCGTGTTGGTCGTGGAGAGCATCAATCTTATTGTATACTGCTAGCAGACCCTAAATCAGAAGAAGGAAAAGAACGAATGACATCGATGACAGAAACGAATGACGGATTTGTTTTGGCGGAGAAAGATTTAGAGTTGCGAGGCCCTGGAGACTTTTTTGGACGCAAACAAAGTGGATTACCGGAATTTAAAGTGGCAGATCTTGTACATGACTATCGTGCACTTAATACAGCAAAAGTAGATGCGGAAAGGCTTTTAAACTCAGATGAATTTTGGCATTCGGAAGAAATGAAAGACCTAAGAACTATATTAATAAACTCCAAAGCATTAGACGGAGAACGAATCGATTGAGGAGAATGCAAGAATGATTTTGAATCAATTCTTGCATTCTTTTTTTAATATTTATATACTGATATTAGTACCAAGTGCTAAAATGGTGGTGATTGGATGAAATTCACAAAAAAAGAAAGACAAAAACTACTTTTAGATACATTAGATAAAACGCCATTTATCACAGATGAACATTTAGCTGCTACATTTAAAGTGAGCGTGCAGACGATTCGTCTTGATCGAATGGAGCTTTCTATTCCAGAATTACGTGAACGTATAAAATCTGTCGCAACCCATAGTTTTGGGGAAGAAGTGAAATCACTTCCGATTGATGAAATTATTGGTGAAATTATCGATATTGATTTAGATAAACAAGCCATATCTTTATTAGACATTACAAAAGATCATGTGTTTGCTCGGAACGGAATTGCGAGGGGACATCATTTGTTTGCACAAGCAAATTCATTAGCTGTTGCAGTAATAAATGATGAGCTAGCACTTACGAGGAAATCTACTATTACATTTGTTAAACCTGTTAAAGCGGGGGACAGAGTAATTGCG
The nucleotide sequence above comes from Psychrobacillus glaciei. Encoded proteins:
- the fapR gene encoding transcription factor FapR, which produces MKFTKKERQKLLLDTLDKTPFITDEHLAATFKVSVQTIRLDRMELSIPELRERIKSVATHSFGEEVKSLPIDEIIGEIIDIDLDKQAISLLDITKDHVFARNGIARGHHLFAQANSLAVAVINDELALTRKSTITFVKPVKAGDRVIAKAIVVSSDMQKNTTLIEVTSKVENDTVFVGQFSMYRVTNS